The DNA region CGAAGCGGGCCAGGGTCACGCGCAGATCGTTGCGGAGGACAAAGGCCACGTCCAGGCCGGTCAGCGCGGCGTAGCGCCCGGCCACCTGCTGCCGTTCCTCACCGCTCAGGCGTGCCCCGGCGTGCAGGGCGCGGGCGTAGTCCCCGTCCGCGAACGCCTCGGCCTCGCGCAGCACGTCCTCCAGCGGGCGCTCCCCGGCGAGTTTGCCGTGGTACCAGGCGGTCGCGGCGGCGGTGGGCAGGTGGACGATGTACGGCAGGTCGTGCCCCGGCGTGAAGTCCACCGTCGAGAAATCCAGGATGGCGCTGACGAGCATGATGCCGTTCAGGAACATGCCGTGCCGCTCCTGAAGGTACCCGCTGAGGCCCGCCGCCCGGGTGGTGCCGTAGCTCTCGCCGATCAGGAACTTGGGGCTGAGCCAGCGCCCGGCGCGGCTGGTCCACAGCCGGATGAAGTCGCCCACCGACTCGATGTCCTTCTGGAAGCCGTGGAAGTCGCCGGGCTTCTCGCCCTCCTCGACCCGTGAGTAGCCGGTGCTGACGGGGTCGATGAACACCAGGTCGGAGTGTGTCAGCAGCGTGAACTCGTTGTCGGTGAGGTCGTAGGGCGGCCCGGTCAGCGCCCCCGCGTCGCCCATCACCACCCGGCGCGGCCCCAGCAGGCCCAGGTGCAGCCACACCGACGAGCTGCCGGGACCCCCGTTGAAACTGAAGGTGACGGGCCGCTCGCGGGGGCCGTGCTCGCCGTCGAGCGCGTAGGCGACGAAAAAGACCCGGGCACGGGGTTTGAAGCCCTCGGACTCGCCCTCCTTGGCG from Deinococcus budaensis includes:
- a CDS encoding S10 family peptidase: MSDEQQERTAGQGAEVKVRVKTGERERGEDEKPRDEVRVTRHRITVGGRELAYTVTAGTLLLAEEKHAKEGESEGFKPRARVFFVAYALDGEHGPRERPVTFSFNGGPGSSSVWLHLGLLGPRRVVMGDAGALTGPPYDLTDNEFTLLTHSDLVFIDPVSTGYSRVEEGEKPGDFHGFQKDIESVGDFIRLWTSRAGRWLSPKFLIGESYGTTRAAGLSGYLQERHGMFLNGIMLVSAILDFSTVDFTPGHDLPYIVHLPTAAATAWYHGKLAGERPLEDVLREAEAFADGDYARALHAGARLSGEERQQVAGRYAALTGLDVAFVLRNDLRVTLARFGKELLREEGRTVGRLDSRFTGLDRDSGGESYESDPSLSAILGPYSAAMNHYVRAELGFESDLPYEILTGRVRPWSYQEFENRHVRVSDTLRKAMHQNGHLKVLVASGYFDFATPYHAARHTLDHLGLDPSLRGNLRETFYEAGHMMYVHRPSLERQYADLTAFVEWAAGWG